The genomic segment GCATGACCTGTGGCTGATCGACGTCAATCTGCCCGACGGCAATGGCGCGCAGCTGCTGCGCGAACTGCGCCGTTCACACCCCGATACCCCGGCGTTGGCGCATACCGCCGACGGCGACACCTCCATTCATGCCCGCCTGCGCGAAGCCGGTTTCAGCGACACCCTGGTCAAACCGCTGGGCCGCGACCAGCTGCTGAAGGCAGTGCGCCGGGCCCTGGTGAACAGCCCGGCGGGCATCTTCGTGGCCCAGGCCCCGGCAGCGGTCGAGCTGCAGGTGCAGGACTGGGACGAGACCGCGGCACTGGCCGCACTCAATGGCCAGCGCAACCACCTGATCGCGCTGCGAGAACTGTTCCTGGCCGAGTTGCCCGGCGTGCGCGACGCGGTCGAGCAGGCGGTGCACCAGCATGACGAGCGGCAACTGCGCAGCCAGTTGCATCGGCTGCAGGCGAGTTGCGGCTTCGTGGGTGCGGCACGGCTGGGCCGGGCGGTGCGCCAGCTGCATCATGCGCCCGAGTCGGGGCAGGCCCAGGACGGGTTCCGCGCCGCAGTGGCTGCCTTGCTGCACTGAGGGGTGTTCGGCAGGGCTTGCAGCCCTGCACCTGCCGAGGCCAAAGCAACAGCAACAGCAGGCTATCCGAGGGATGGCGGGGCGGTGTCGGAGTGCGGGGACGCCGTAAACCCGTCCATGGGGGCTTGGCAGCCGCATCCATGCGGCTGACACCCCGCACTCCGACACCGCCCCACCTCTGACAGATTCCGGCGGCTGTGGATGGGTGTCGACCTTGGTCGACACGGTAGATCCACGCCATGCGTGGATGCTTTTCGATTCCAATTCGAAATATTCGATTCCGATGGAAATTCATCCACGCATGGCGTGGATCTACTGCAGATTGCGGAAATCTGTCGAAGGCGGGGTGGGTCCGGTTGCGGGAGTGTCCGCGGCATGGATGCCGCGGCCAAGCCCCCATGGATGGGTTTACGGCATCTCCCGCAACCGGACCCACCC from the Stenotrophomonas maltophilia genome contains:
- a CDS encoding response regulator encodes the protein MQMTPRTSRPRFLLVEDDIISRGFFKAALETLPADVDTADSLASALASAEPGAHDLWLIDVNLPDGNGAQLLRELRRSHPDTPALAHTADGDTSIHARLREAGFSDTLVKPLGRDQLLKAVRRALVNSPAGIFVAQAPAAVELQVQDWDETAALAALNGQRNHLIALRELFLAELPGVRDAVEQAVHQHDERQLRSQLHRLQASCGFVGAARLGRAVRQLHHAPESGQAQDGFRAAVAALLH